The DNA sequence TTTCACGAATGGCCACGAAATGAGCCGACTTCGTTAACCGatcaactatcacccaaatTGTATCGCGACCACTTCTTGTCTTCGGTAACTTCGTTATGAAGTCCATTGCAATgtgttcccatttccattcggggGCCTCGGGTTGCACTAATAATCCGGGTGGCTTCTTATGATCGGCTTTCACTTGTAAGCAAGTAAGGCACTCACTCACATACCTAGCCACATCTCGCTTCATACCCGGCCACCAATAGAAATCTCTTAAATCAAAATACATCTTATCCGACCCGGGGTGGACCGAATAAGGTGATCGATGAGCTTCATGCATGAGAAGAGTTCTTAGATTGCCGAAAATGGGAACCCAGAGCCTTCCAACTAAATAGAGCCCATTATCACTCTTCCTATCGAATTGTTGCTCCATACCATCCAAATTCTCATTACCAAAGTTTTCTGGTCGAGTGGCTTGTACTTGAGCCGCAATGATTTGATCGCGAATGTTTGGTCCTACCGTGAGGCTCATAACCCTAGCACGTCTTGGTTTAACTCGTTCCTTCCGGCTCAAGGCATCGGCTACCACATTGGCCTTACCCGGATGATAACGGATGtcacaatcatagtcactaaGGAGTTCAAGCCAACGTCTTTGTCTCATGTTCAATTCACTTtgattaaaaatgtgttgtaggCTTTTGTGATCGGTATAAATCACGCACTTggtgccatagagataatgcctccaacacttcaAAGCAAATACTACCGCTCCCAATTCTAAGTCGTGTGTCGGATAGTTCTTCTCGTGCACCTTCAATTGGCGGGAGGCGTATGCAATAACTTTGCCCCTTTGCATAAGGACACAACCCAATCCTTGCCCCGAAgcatcacaatatactacaAAATCTTCAACTCCATCGGGAAGGGTTAGAatgggtgcttcacacaacatgttcttaagagTTTGGAAGGCTTGTTCTTGTCTATTGCCCCATTCGAATTTCCGTTCTTTTGAGTCAAgagtgtaagaggttgtgcaATGCGGGAGAAATTTTCGATAAATCTTCTATAGTAACCCGCCAATCCAAGGAATTGACGGATTTCGGAAGGTGTTTCGGGTCTCCTCCAATTCTTAACCGCTTCGATCTTACTTGGGTCAACGTGAATACCGTCTTTGCTTACCATGTGACCAAGGAAGTGAACCTTCTCCAACCAAAACTCACACTTGGAGAATTTAGCATACAATTTCTCCTTTCTTAACAACTCGAGTACTTCTCGCAAGTGTTCGGCATGTTCTTCCTTCGTTTTAGAATAAACAAGTATGTCGTCAATAAAGACAATGACGGACTTGTCCAAGAAAGGGCGACACACCcgttcatcaaatccatgaatactgctggTGCATTGGTCAACCCGAAAGGCATAACGGTGAATTCAAAGTGCCCATACCGAGTTCGGAAAGCCGTTTTATGAATGTCATCATCATGAACCCGGAGTTGATGATAACCCGAGCGGAGATCGATTTTGGAAAAGTGCTTGGCACCTTGAAGTCGGTCAAAAAGGTCATCGATTCGAGGAagaggatatcgattcttcACCGTAAGCTTATTCAACTCCCGATAGTCTATACACATTCTAAACGACCcgtctttcttcttgacaaagaGAATGGGAGCACCCCAAGGAGATTGACTAGGACGGATGAAACCTTTCTCTTGAAGTTCCTTAAGTTGAGcttcgagttcttgcatttcagtgAGGGCAAGTCTATAAGGAGCTTTTGCCACGGGTGCGGCTCCCGGAATAAGATTGATACGAAAGTCAAGTTCACGAGATGGGGTAATCCCGGTAATTCTTCCGGAAAAACATCAGAGAATTCACAAACAATAGGAACAGTCTTCAATTCTACCTTTGAGATGGTAGCACTAAAGACTTTAGAATTTAGAGAATCGGAAGTTTCACCTTGAACTCTAAGAATTTTACCGCTAGACAACGGTATTTTAACAACCCTCTCCCCACAATCAATAGTTGCATTTACCGCCGTtaaccaatccattcccacaATAACGTCAAAGCTACCGATTTCAAAAGGCATAAGGTCGATGTAGAATTCGATGTCGTTTAGAGTCAAAATACAATCACGAAGTATTTGACTAAGTTTTGCTAAGGTGCCATTTACCGTTTCTATATCGAGTACATAGTTTAGGGCACACGGATGCACATCAATCAAAGGATAAAGCGAGAGGACACAAAACTATAATCGGCTCCGGAATCAAATAAAACCGTTGCATAATGACCATTAAGAAGAAAGGTACCTGCAACAACATTGGGATCATTACGGGCCTCATTTGCATTGACCGCAAAGGCTCGGCCACGGGGTTGCACTTGGTGACCTTGTTGTCCCCGGTTTTGGTTAGGCCCGGCAATTTGTAGTTGATTGGGGTGAACGGCCACTTGAACTTGTTGTCCCACCCATTGAGGACAATTGTTACGGTAATGATTTGGGCTACCGCACACATAACATTCGCCTCTTCTTTGATTGCCTTGAGGAGGAAGAGCTTGAATAGGAGCTACATTGAGCGGACCCGTACCCACCCTTGGTGCCCTACATTCTTTCGCCATATGCCCCAAACGGTTACAATTAAAGCATGCCCCACATTGAACATTGGCGGGGTGGTGTCTATTGCATCTTCCACAATGTGGGTGGGGCCCCACATAAGGCTTCTTCACCGGCTCCACCGCCGCCATCACCCTACCCCGATTAGCATTCTTGGAGTCAAACCTCCCCATCTTCCTTGGACCACTTGTTTCCCCAACCTCCTTTCTttttgatgatgacgatgatgatttaCTCAAAACTCCACTTCTTAACAAGTCTTCGGTAACACTACCGGCACGGTTAATAGCCTCGACCATGGAAGTAGGCATGACCGGATTGATGAGAGAACGGACTTGTGGAGTCAAACCCAAAACAAACTTCTCAATGGCCCGAGACTCGGTGCTCACTAGGTGAGGAACAAGGGTAGACAACTCTTGGAATCGTCTAACATAGCCCTTGTAGTCGGCCCCGTCCATTTTGAGATGGACAAACTCGATGGTCAAGTTTTGGAGCTCATAAGGTGGGCAAAATTTCTCTTTCACTTTGTTCTTGAAGTCGGCCCATTCCAAATTGTGGGCCCGACCCAAGGCCTTCTCTTGGTTCCACCAACTTAAAGCATCCTCCTTGAACATACCGGAGGCATAATAAATTCGGTCATCATAAGTACAATGACTCCTTTCAATCACCGCTTCAATCCTCTCAAACCATTTTATACATTCCACGGGCCCACCCAACCCATCAAACTCCGGTGCCCCACAATTCTTGAAATCTTTGAATTGACAACCTTGGCGGTACACTCCGTGTTGGTTATACCTAGCCCTATAGTTATCCGCTCTTTcgagttcttcttcttcttcttctactacaaCATGAGGTTGAGCACCCTCATCATTCACATTTTCCGGGTTTCCAACATTTTGATGCTCATTAGGTTGTACCCCATTGTTCCCATCAAGAGTTGCTTGGACTTGGGCAACAATAGTCGGCATGATATTGGTGACCGTTTGAGCAATCACATCCGCCAAGTTAGGCCTGGGAGCCTCACCACGACCCCTACCTCGGCCCCTACCTCGTCctccaccacgacctctaccaccCCGGCCCCTA is a window from the Erigeron canadensis isolate Cc75 unplaced genomic scaffold, C_canadensis_v1 Conyza_canadensis_unscaffolded:241, whole genome shotgun sequence genome containing:
- the LOC122584380 gene encoding uncharacterized protein LOC122584380, whose protein sequence is MVRPRRAGTNYRANSEEPQPEAQPEVQGGRGRGRGGRGRGGGRGRGRGRGRGEAPRPNLADVIAQTVTNIMPTIVAQVQATLDGNNGVQPNEHQNVGNPENVNDEGAQPHVVVEEEEEELERADNYRARYNQHGVYRQGCQFKDFKNCGAPEFDGLGGPVECIKWFERIEAVIERSHCTYDDRIYYASGMFKEDALSWWNQEKALGRAHNLEWADFKNKVKEKFCPPYELQNLTIEFVHLKMDGADYKGYVRRFQELSTLVPHLVSTESRAIEKFVLGLTPQVRSLINPVMPTSMVEAINRAGSVTEDLLRSGVLSKSSSSSSKRKEVGETSGPRKMGRFDSKNANRGRVMAAVEPVKKPYVGPHPHCGRCNRHHPANVQCGACFNCNRLGHMAKECRAPRVGTGPLNVAPIQALPPQGNQRRGECYVCGSPNHYRNNCPQWVGQQVQVAVHPNQLQIAGPNQNRGQQGHQVQPRGRAFAVNANEARNDPNVVAETVNGTLAKLSQILRDCILTLNDIEFYIDLMPFEIGSFDVIVGMDWLTAVNATIDCGERVVKIPITGITPSRELDFRINLIPGAAPVAKAPYRLALTEMQELEAQLKELQEKGFIRPSQSPWGAPILFVKKKDGSFRMCIDYRELNKLTVKNRYPLPRIDDLFDRLQGAKHFSKIDLRSGYHQLRVHDDDIHKTAFRTRYGHFEFTVMPFGLTNAPAVFMDLMNGCVALSWTSPSLSLLTTYLFILKRRKNMPNTCEKYSSC